CGCCGCCGATGATCTTACCGAGGGTGGTGAGGTCCGGGGTGACCCCGTACACCGCCTGGGCGCCGCCGAGGGCCACACGGAAGCCCGTCATCACCTCGTCGAAGATCAGCAGGGCGCCGGAGGCGTCACAGACCTCACGGCAGGCTTCCAGGAAGCCGGGCACCGGCGGGATGCAGTTCATGTTGCCCGCGATCGGTTCGATGATGATGCAAGCGATACGGTCGCCCATGTCGGCGAAGGTCTGGCGCACCTGATCGGCGTCATTGTAGCGCAGGGTCACCGTGTGCTCGGCGAGGGCCGCCGGCACGCCCGGCGAGGACGGCACGCCAAAGGTCAGCGCGCCGGAGCCCGCCTTCACCAGCAGGGAATCGCTGTGGCCGTGGTAGCAGCCCTCGAACTTGACGATGGTGTCGCGCCCGGTAAACCCGCGCGCCAGGCGAATGGCGCTCATGGTCGCCTCTGTGCCCGAGCTGTTCATGCGTACCAGCTCGATCGACGGCACAATCTCGCACACGAGCTTGGCGAGGTCGGTCTCACGCGTGGTTGGGGTGCCGAAATGCAGGCCGCTGGCCGCCGCCTCCTGCACCGCGCTGACCACCTCCGGGTGCGCATGGCCGAGGATCATCGGGCCCCAGGAGCCGATGTAGTCGATCAGCTGGCGACCGCTCTCCGTGTGCAGGTACGGGCCCTCGGCGCGGCGCACGAACTCGGGCGTGCCACCCACGGCGCCGAAGGCACGGACGGGCGAGTTCACGCCGCCGGCGATGTAGTGTTTGGCTTCCTCGAAGTGCTGTTCCATCGGTTCGAATCTCTATCTGCGGAGTCAGGGGGAGGGGTGCCTCGCGCGCCGCGCGCGGTGTCACCCTCAGTCGAATAAGGCCCGGTAGTCGCCGGCCGCCGCCTTCACGTCCGGGCTCGAGAACAAGCCGCTGATGGCGGCGATGGCGTGCGCACCCGCCTCGACCAGGGGGGCGCCGTTCTCTGGCGTGATACCGCCGATGGTCACCACGGGCAGGGAGCTACGGGCCACCGCCTCGCCGAGCAAGGCGAGGTCGGCGCGAACCGCGTCGGGCTTGGTGCGTGAGTGGAAGAACGAGCCGAGGGCCACGTAGGACGCATCGGCGCGCTCCGCGCGCAGTACGCGGTCCAGCTCGTCGTAGCAACTCACGCCGATGATCGAGTGGTTCCCGAGGAGCTGGCGGGCATGGGAGACGCTCATGTCGCGCCGACCGAGGTGTACGCCATCGGCGCCGCAGTCGAGGGCGAGCATCGGATCGTCGTTGATGATGAAGCAGGCGCTGAGTTCGGTGCACAGGCCGCGCAATTGCACTGCGACATCGCGCTCGAGGGCGTCGACGCTGCTGGCCCGGTACTGCAGGGTGCGCGCGCCGCCTTCCAGGGCCTCGCGTGCGAGGTCGATCAGCGTGTCCGAATCGGCGACGTCGTTCGGCGTGATGGCGTAGAGGCCACGGGGCAGGGACTGGTACATAGCGTCATTTTATCATCCGCCCGGGGATGAATTGGCCTCGACCTGGTGCGATCGCCTGGGAGAGGGCCGTCGCCGTGTAGCGCTGCGCTGCGTCCATCGCTGTCCCAACCGCGGCGCCGCCAGCGAGTTCGCACGCCAGTGCCGCGGCCAGGGTGCAGCCGGAGCCGTGGAAGCGGCCGGGTAGGCGCGGCCAGGTCCACTGCAGGCGCTCCCCATCGGCCAGGGCGGCGTAGTTGACGACCTGGGGTTGGCCTAGGTCGGCCGCCACGTCGGCCCCCGTGACGAGCACCGCGCAGGCGCACTCCTGTGCCAACGCGCCCGCCAGGGTCTGCGGGTCCGCGTCGTCGTCCGCGTCCATCAGGCGCGCCAGTTCGAAGCGATTGGGGGTGGTGGCGGTCGCCACGGGCAGCAGCGCCTCGCGCAGCACGCGCGCCAGAGGGTCATCCGCCAGACGGCCGCCACCGCCCGCCTTGAGCACCGGATCGAGGACGATGGGCACGCTGGCCAGCTGCTCGCGCAGGCATCGCCCGACGGCCTGCGCCACCTCCACGGTGGGCAGCAGACCGATCTTCACCGCAGCCGGGCGGATGTCATTCAGCAGCACATCCAACTGCTCGGTGACCTGCGACGCCGGCAGGGGGTGCACGCTCACCACGTCGCGCGTGTCCTGGGCCGTGATCGAGGTGATCACCGGCATCGGGTGCAAGCCCAGGGCCGAGGCGGTCTGCAGATCGGCGGCGATGCCGGCGCCCCCGCTGGGGTCGTTGCCGGCGATGATCACCAAGGGCGGCCGCGCGATCGCTGGTGGCGCTTCGTTCATCCGTGTGACAATGCGCGCCCTCGACGCTGCCCCGGGGTGGGCTGCGCGCGGCTGGCATCTTTCCGACGACTTTCAACAGGACTGGTAGCGCGATTCATGAAGGCATATATGTGTGTGATCTGCGGTTTTGTCTACAAGGACGCCGAGGGACATCCCGAGACGGGGATCGCTCCGGGGACGAGCTGGGACGACGTCCCGCTGACCTGGCAGTGTCCTGATTGTGGCGCTACCAAGGAAGACTTCGAGATGATCGAGGTCTGAGCTACCAGAGCGGCTCCAAGGTCAAGCCGCCCTTCCGGCGCAGCAGCTGCACCACGCTGTCTTCCCCCAGCAGGTGCAGTGACCCCACCACCACCAGCTCCACCTCAGGCGACTCCAGCATCGCCATGAGCGACGGTATCCAGCGTGCGTTGCGGTCCGCGACCAGCGAGCGATAGAGGTCTGGCTGGTCACCGAGCGAATCCAGTAGTTCTTCGCGCAAGACTTGCGTGTCCGCCCGCCGCCACGCGCTGATCGTGCGTTCGGTGATGTCGCGCAACTGTCCGAGCTCCTCGAGCGCTTCGCTCAGCATGGCG
Above is a window of Pseudomonadota bacterium DNA encoding:
- the thiE gene encoding thiamine phosphate synthase, whose translation is MYQSLPRGLYAITPNDVADSDTLIDLAREALEGGARTLQYRASSVDALERDVAVQLRGLCTELSACFIINDDPMLALDCGADGVHLGRRDMSVSHARQLLGNHSIIGVSCYDELDRVLRAERADASYVALGSFFHSRTKPDAVRADLALLGEAVARSSLPVVTIGGITPENGAPLVEAGAHAIAAISGLFSSPDVKAAAGDYRALFD
- a CDS encoding rubredoxin codes for the protein MKAYMCVICGFVYKDAEGHPETGIAPGTSWDDVPLTWQCPDCGATKEDFEMIEV
- a CDS encoding hydroxymethylpyrimidine/phosphomethylpyrimidine kinase yields the protein MNEAPPAIARPPLVIIAGNDPSGGAGIAADLQTASALGLHPMPVITSITAQDTRDVVSVHPLPASQVTEQLDVLLNDIRPAAVKIGLLPTVEVAQAVGRCLREQLASVPIVLDPVLKAGGGGRLADDPLARVLREALLPVATATTPNRFELARLMDADDDADPQTLAGALAQECACAVLVTGADVAADLGQPQVVNYAALADGERLQWTWPRLPGRFHGSGCTLAAALACELAGGAAVGTAMDAAQRYTATALSQAIAPGRGQFIPGRMIK
- the hemL gene encoding glutamate-1-semialdehyde 2,1-aminomutase — protein: MEQHFEEAKHYIAGGVNSPVRAFGAVGGTPEFVRRAEGPYLHTESGRQLIDYIGSWGPMILGHAHPEVVSAVQEAAASGLHFGTPTTRETDLAKLVCEIVPSIELVRMNSSGTEATMSAIRLARGFTGRDTIVKFEGCYHGHSDSLLVKAGSGALTFGVPSSPGVPAALAEHTVTLRYNDADQVRQTFADMGDRIACIIIEPIAGNMNCIPPVPGFLEACREVCDASGALLIFDEVMTGFRVALGGAQAVYGVTPDLTTLGKIIGGGTPVGAFGGRRDVMLHVSPTGPVYQAGTLSGCPLAMAAGIVTLRHLQAPGFHDTLGQRADRLTAGMVDAAKRHGIPMSRHVVGGMFGFFFTEQDPVTSFEHVQGCNLERFNQFFGGMLEEGIYLAPSAYEAGFISIAHTDEIIDQTIAAADRVLERIAA